The Triticum aestivum cultivar Chinese Spring chromosome 3A, IWGSC CS RefSeq v2.1, whole genome shotgun sequence genome includes a region encoding these proteins:
- the LOC123057200 gene encoding receptor-like protein 52 has protein sequence MDGNYAAPQEEYNVDLSLCSSADADGRAFGTPNGFTDEIIEAFSSLKELAMFDLWRNKLSGSIPVWISQHGKLEILYLYDNGLTEELSYNITTVNLIKIDLSANKLTGCIPEDFGTLKKITIIILYNNESIGPIPRSIDLIRNLQYIQLFDNMLSGEVPQELGKHSPLGNIEVYNKSLSSSLLEEIFSHGKLFNIVVSKTASSASSQRALATASYWITLCSVTTSQGSFR, from the exons ATGGATGGTAATTATGCAGCGCCTCAAGAGGAATACAATGTGGACCTGAGCCTG TGTAGTTCTGCCGATGCCGATGGTCGAGCTTTCGGCACTCCAAATGGCTTCACCGACGAGATTATAGAGGCATTCTCAAGCCTAAAGGAACTAGCCATGTTCGACCTGTGGAGAAACAAGCTCAGTGGTTCAATCCCTGTCTGGATCTCGCAGCACGGAAAGCTTGAGATCTTGTACTTGTATGACAATGGACTCACCGAGGAGCTGTCGTACAACATCACTACGGTGAATTTGATTAAGATAGACTTGTCGGCAAACAAACTCACTGGCTGCATACCAGAAGACTTTGGGACACTCAAGAAAATAACCATTATCATCCTATACAACAATGAGTCCATAGGCCCCATCCCTAGAAGCATTGACCTCATTCGCAACCTCCAATACATCCAGTTGTTTGACAATATGCTCTCAGGTGAGGTGCCACAAGAACTTGGGAAGCACTCGCCGCTTGGAAATATTGAGGTCTACAACAAAAGCTTGTCTAGCTCACTACTGGAGGAGATATTCTCTCACGGGAAACTATTCAACATAGTAGTTTCTAAAACAGCTTCTTCGGCGAGCTCCCAGCGAGCATTGGCAACTGCCTCTTACTGGATAACATTATGCTCGGTAACAACTTCTCAGGGGAGTTTCCGGTGA